One segment of Anatilimnocola aggregata DNA contains the following:
- a CDS encoding type II toxin-antitoxin system VapC family toxin: protein MRAFQRNSPERPPILQSFQRLWLEKQELLTTTQNIAEFWNVSTRPASARGSLGLAPSIVEPRVKLIERVCRIVPFDLADYVHWRSLIVRYQICGVSVHDARLVAVMLSNQVPTILTLNDSDFRRYHEIDVHTPSSLLSATLK from the coding sequence CTGAGAGCGTTTCAACGTAACTCCCCGGAACGCCCCCCGATTCTGCAGTCGTTTCAAAGACTCTGGCTCGAGAAACAAGAGTTGCTAACGACGACGCAGAACATAGCCGAGTTTTGGAACGTATCGACACGACCCGCATCGGCTCGCGGCAGTTTAGGACTTGCTCCCTCCATCGTTGAACCACGCGTCAAACTGATTGAACGAGTTTGCCGCATTGTGCCCTTCGATTTGGCTGACTACGTACACTGGCGCAGTTTGATTGTGCGCTACCAGATTTGCGGCGTGTCGGTCCATGACGCGAGATTAGTCGCCGTCATGCTTTCGAATCAAGTGCCAACCATACTGACGCTAAACGATTCGGATTTTCGCCGTTATCACGAGATTGACGTTCACACTCCAAGTAGCCTTTTGTCGGCAACTCTGAAGTGA
- a CDS encoding FitA-like ribbon-helix-helix domain-containing protein produces MVTINLDDATANALRTSAAARGCSLEDFLRLIAKLPPESAPLSFDDLVHQLNLLSSAEVVDSNYSRAEIYQDHD; encoded by the coding sequence ATGGTAACCATCAATTTAGACGACGCCACTGCAAATGCCCTGCGCACCAGCGCCGCGGCCCGTGGTTGCAGCTTGGAGGATTTTCTCCGGCTGATTGCGAAGCTACCTCCTGAATCAGCGCCACTATCTTTCGACGATCTGGTCCATCAGCTGAACCTGCTGAGTTCGGCTGAGGTCGTGGATTCCAATTACTCGCGCGCTGAAATCTATCAAGACCACGACTAG
- a CDS encoding 3-keto-disaccharide hydrolase has product MLLSPWRFLRIFLVLTTACPALAADLSDEEKKAGYVSLFNGTDLTNWRFGEESPPKEMPANWKVEEGVIKVTGGGSPHLASAKEYGDFEFRLEWRGMKPKYNSGLFFRSGKKVGANQINLASGSEGNYINGKMMGPKPVPKMQKPSGEWNEWRVRCVGDKVTFHCNGELAWEGTGLVAKSGYLGLQAEGAPLEFRNLRILEIKSP; this is encoded by the coding sequence ATGCTCCTCTCTCCTTGGCGATTTCTTAGGATCTTTCTGGTGCTGACAACGGCCTGCCCCGCCCTCGCCGCTGATCTGAGCGATGAAGAAAAGAAGGCGGGCTATGTCTCCCTGTTCAATGGCACCGATTTAACCAACTGGCGTTTCGGTGAAGAGTCGCCGCCGAAAGAAATGCCCGCGAACTGGAAGGTGGAAGAGGGTGTGATCAAAGTCACCGGCGGTGGCAGCCCGCATCTGGCTTCTGCCAAGGAGTACGGCGATTTTGAATTTCGGCTGGAGTGGCGGGGGATGAAGCCCAAGTACAACAGCGGGCTCTTTTTTCGTTCGGGCAAAAAGGTCGGCGCGAATCAGATCAACCTCGCCAGTGGCAGCGAAGGGAACTACATCAACGGCAAAATGATGGGGCCGAAACCGGTTCCAAAAATGCAAAAGCCTTCGGGGGAGTGGAACGAGTGGCGTGTCCGCTGCGTGGGAGACAAGGTTACCTTTCATTGCAACGGCGAGTTAGCTTGGGAAGGAACCGGCCTGGTTGCGAAAAGTGGCTATCTCGGTTTGCAGGCTGAAGGTGCTCCGCTCGAGTTCCGCAACCTGCGGATCTTAGAAATCAAGTCGCCCTAA
- the ppc gene encoding phosphoenolpyruvate carboxylase, protein MATISSDLLRRDVRTLGDMLGEVITESAGSEALALIETIRQLSRRRRSGDHVAEAELAERIPQLTIPEARVVARAFSVFFDLANLAEDRHRIRVLRARVQETAPNPISETIAAGIAKLREAGFTADQVQAAINAVKIELVFTAHPSEAKRRSIRAKLRRMRHALQERDRPDLLPRECERLEMQIRADLTVLWQTDFLRPSKPTVLEEVERGLSITPRLVEVVPQVYDSLRRALEMYYPGKKFDIPLFLRFGSWMGGDRDGNPHVTAAVSRQTLLWLRESAIAQHLAMCKKMYDFLSLSTHEIPVESVIVQRLAERSATWPELAKSLEPVTPLEVYRRWVCMIQWRLQKSMPVDAGASIPIGGYRDGADLFADLQVIQDSLTVHHSQLLAETEVQRWLDLARVFGLHLTRLDVRQDARRYREIMTDILSTLGIVEGYGDLPEEKRCEVLSKSLPWTKPIATDKLAPLTLDTLELFRLLHEAVRSFGPDCLGGHVISLTQCPSDVLNVLWLWRWAQATATETIDDELRIIPLFEKIEDLKNASQTLDAILSHPLYREHVSRLQNRQVIMVGYSDSTKDGGYLAACWGLYQAQSQLQAVAEKHDVSLTFFHGRGGSLGRGGGPAARGILSLPPEALDGTLRLTEQGEVLAERYDDTQVAFRHLEQVAWATLTASALPGVEVKPAWRDMIDELSKRSYTAYRELVDQPGFIQFFASATPIDEIENLPIGSRPARRRGERSLGDLRAIPWVFSWTQNRCMIPAWYGLGTALAEVKYRDRTSWNTICEMYRAWPFMQATIDNAVLALAKADMYIAHHYADLEEDSDIRQRCWSLIAAERDRTRQALLDMVGGGELLATNPWFYSSIDARNPYIDPLNLIQVDLLRRRRTLPAEATDAEREQLRDMLRLTVQGIAAGMRTTG, encoded by the coding sequence ATGGCGACGATTAGCAGCGACTTATTGCGGCGCGATGTGCGGACTTTGGGGGACATGCTGGGAGAGGTCATAACCGAGTCGGCAGGGAGCGAGGCACTCGCCCTGATCGAGACGATCCGGCAACTGTCTCGGCGGCGGCGCAGTGGCGATCATGTTGCTGAGGCGGAATTGGCGGAGCGAATCCCGCAGCTTACGATTCCCGAAGCGCGTGTCGTGGCTCGCGCTTTCAGCGTATTTTTCGACCTGGCAAATCTGGCGGAGGACCGTCACCGTATTCGCGTGTTGCGGGCACGTGTGCAAGAAACTGCTCCCAACCCCATCAGCGAGACGATTGCTGCCGGCATTGCGAAGTTACGCGAGGCCGGCTTCACAGCCGACCAAGTGCAGGCTGCGATCAACGCCGTCAAAATTGAGCTCGTCTTCACGGCCCACCCCAGCGAGGCCAAGCGTCGATCGATCCGCGCGAAACTTCGCCGGATGCGGCACGCGCTTCAGGAGCGCGATCGCCCGGACCTGTTGCCGCGTGAATGCGAGCGGCTGGAGATGCAAATTCGCGCCGACCTGACCGTGCTTTGGCAGACCGACTTTCTCCGTCCCTCGAAACCAACCGTGTTGGAAGAAGTCGAACGCGGGCTATCGATCACACCTCGCCTGGTTGAAGTCGTGCCGCAGGTCTACGACTCTCTGCGCCGCGCGCTCGAGATGTACTATCCGGGCAAGAAGTTCGATATTCCGCTCTTCCTGCGGTTTGGCTCCTGGATGGGTGGCGACCGGGATGGCAATCCGCACGTTACCGCCGCCGTCTCACGGCAAACGCTTCTCTGGCTGCGAGAATCGGCGATTGCTCAGCACCTGGCCATGTGCAAAAAAATGTACGACTTTCTCAGCTTATCCACGCACGAGATTCCGGTGGAATCGGTAATTGTGCAACGGTTGGCCGAACGGTCGGCGACTTGGCCGGAACTGGCCAAGTCACTGGAGCCAGTCACGCCGCTGGAAGTTTATCGGCGCTGGGTCTGCATGATTCAGTGGCGGTTGCAGAAGTCGATGCCCGTCGATGCCGGCGCGAGCATTCCGATCGGAGGCTATCGCGATGGTGCCGATTTGTTTGCTGACTTGCAGGTAATTCAAGACAGCCTGACGGTTCATCACAGCCAATTGCTGGCGGAAACAGAAGTCCAGCGTTGGCTCGATTTGGCTCGCGTTTTCGGCCTGCATTTGACGCGGCTCGATGTGCGGCAAGATGCGCGCCGCTACCGCGAAATCATGACCGACATTCTCTCGACGCTCGGCATCGTCGAGGGATATGGCGACTTGCCCGAAGAGAAACGCTGTGAAGTGCTCTCGAAGAGCTTGCCCTGGACCAAGCCGATCGCGACCGACAAACTCGCGCCACTCACTCTGGATACCCTCGAACTGTTTCGCCTATTGCACGAAGCTGTCCGCTCGTTTGGTCCCGATTGCCTCGGCGGTCACGTCATCAGCTTGACGCAGTGCCCGAGCGACGTGCTGAATGTGCTGTGGCTGTGGCGCTGGGCACAGGCGACCGCGACTGAAACAATAGACGACGAACTGCGAATCATTCCTCTCTTCGAGAAAATCGAGGACCTGAAAAATGCCTCGCAAACGCTCGATGCGATTCTCAGTCATCCACTGTATCGCGAGCATGTTTCGCGGCTGCAGAATCGGCAAGTCATCATGGTCGGCTATTCCGACAGTACCAAGGACGGTGGCTATCTCGCCGCTTGCTGGGGGCTGTATCAGGCGCAAAGCCAACTGCAGGCAGTCGCCGAAAAGCACGACGTTTCGCTCACGTTCTTCCATGGTCGTGGCGGTTCGCTCGGCCGTGGCGGTGGTCCCGCCGCGCGCGGCATTCTGTCGTTGCCACCCGAGGCGCTCGACGGCACGTTGCGGCTCACAGAGCAGGGGGAAGTGCTCGCCGAACGGTACGACGACACGCAGGTTGCATTTCGGCACTTAGAGCAAGTAGCCTGGGCCACGTTGACCGCTTCCGCCTTGCCCGGCGTGGAAGTGAAACCTGCCTGGCGCGACATGATCGACGAACTATCGAAGCGGTCTTACACAGCGTATCGCGAATTGGTCGATCAGCCCGGCTTCATTCAGTTCTTTGCCTCGGCAACGCCCATCGACGAAATCGAAAACTTGCCGATCGGCTCGCGTCCCGCGCGGCGGCGCGGCGAGCGTTCTTTGGGAGATTTGCGCGCGATTCCTTGGGTCTTCTCCTGGACGCAGAATCGCTGCATGATTCCCGCCTGGTATGGCTTGGGGACCGCGCTGGCCGAAGTGAAGTATCGCGATCGGACCAGTTGGAACACAATCTGCGAAATGTACCGGGCCTGGCCGTTCATGCAGGCAACAATCGACAACGCGGTCCTCGCGCTGGCGAAGGCTGACATGTACATTGCCCATCACTATGCCGACTTGGAAGAAGATAGCGATATTCGCCAGCGCTGCTGGAGCCTGATCGCAGCCGAACGAGACCGCACTCGGCAAGCGCTGCTCGACATGGTCGGCGGTGGCGAGTTGTTGGCGACAAACCCCTGGTTCTATAGTTCGATCGATGCGCGGAATCCGTACATCGATCCGCTCAACCTGATTCAGGTCGACTTGCTTCGCCGGCGGCGAACCTTGCCAGCCGAAGCCACCGACGCCGAGCGCGAACAACTGCGCGATATGCTCCGCCTAACCGTGCAGGGAATCGCGGCAGGGATGCGCACCACGGGCTAA
- a CDS encoding TlpA family protein disulfide reductase, producing MNRVMTWGLLLGGEAALAVLVGATFWYQDAQYSLPTPRPLELVQPALGEVVELPELNHLRVDDIDPRPTLLHFFNPSCPCSRFNLTHVRELIHEFGPRVKVVAVLQTKQDTTALSEFKQLKLPCPALVDRQGNLAQRLGVYSTPQAVVLDAQGTLFYRGNYNLSRYCIAPDSQFVVRALKACLADEPLPRFEPIAMVAQGCPLPNAAHVVQEKPAP from the coding sequence ATGAATCGCGTAATGACCTGGGGCCTACTTCTCGGCGGCGAAGCAGCACTGGCTGTGCTGGTGGGCGCTACGTTTTGGTATCAAGATGCCCAGTATTCGCTCCCGACGCCCCGCCCCCTGGAACTCGTGCAACCTGCGCTCGGCGAAGTTGTAGAACTGCCTGAGTTGAACCACCTTAGGGTTGATGATATTGACCCGCGGCCCACGCTCTTGCACTTTTTCAATCCGAGTTGTCCTTGTTCGCGTTTCAATTTGACGCACGTGCGAGAATTGATCCATGAATTCGGCCCCCGGGTGAAGGTGGTTGCCGTTTTACAAACAAAACAAGACACAACAGCGCTTTCAGAGTTTAAGCAGTTAAAACTCCCCTGCCCTGCCCTGGTCGACCGGCAGGGAAATCTCGCGCAGCGTCTGGGAGTTTACTCGACTCCTCAAGCGGTCGTCCTCGATGCTCAAGGTACGTTGTTCTACCGCGGAAACTACAACCTCAGTCGCTACTGCATTGCGCCCGATAGCCAGTTTGTCGTCCGGGCCTTAAAGGCCTGCCTGGCAGACGAACCGCTACCCCGCTTCGAGCCGATCGCCATGGTGGCCCAAGGCTGCCCGCTTCCCAATGCCGCGCACGTGGTGCAGGAGAAACCTGCGCCATGA
- a CDS encoding ATP-binding protein has translation MTFSANQASESHPLTLADELHQSDQPITLSRDEAERALSEHRALGHRLITQFLLLHLVIALALGCVYQTWLVTLTVSTAGLAMYVLSAKLSPQSFFTRCMAGVALQVFVALHIYQMHGMPEMHFFFFTAFTVMIAYCDWKAMWPGALLIIGQHILFAVLTNSGVNMFFFPETYVSFTKLFFHFGIALAHVGVCGTWACIRQNQILQDARQRRVLRRSFETVAVAGARLEEQSIQLQLRNEELGEARQRAESATMAKSEFLANMSHEIRTPMTAILGYCDLLLGESETNEHLQNHRNSLQTIRRNGDFLLGLVNEILDLSKIEAGKLEIERITFSVETLLADIVSLFRVRAEGKGLQLTARFVGAVPEKIESDPTRIRQILVNLVSNAIKFTETGTVSIVVRMLPQTCPKLQFEVSDTGIGISAEAATRLFSPFTQADTSTTRKFGGTGLGLSISRRLAQMLAGDITVESQPGRGSRFCLTLDVGDVDMSAVVKSSASVVSEAAKPVVAKGMPKLPEGCRVLLVEDGPDNQRLISYVLKKAGASVVLAENGEIGVQTALAASDRREPFDVILMDMQMPVLDGYAAATKLRQLGYPHPIIALTAHAMSGDRQKCLASGCDDYLQKPIDREVLVQRILTWIEQNQTAALLA, from the coding sequence ATGACGTTCAGCGCCAATCAAGCGAGCGAATCGCACCCGCTCACACTCGCGGATGAATTGCACCAAAGTGATCAGCCGATCACGTTGAGTCGCGACGAAGCCGAGCGCGCGTTGAGCGAACACCGCGCGCTAGGGCATCGCCTGATTACGCAGTTCCTGCTGTTGCACCTGGTAATTGCGTTGGCGTTGGGCTGCGTTTATCAAACGTGGCTCGTCACCTTGACGGTGTCGACCGCCGGGCTGGCGATGTACGTCCTCAGCGCGAAGCTATCCCCGCAGTCGTTCTTCACACGCTGCATGGCAGGCGTCGCGCTGCAGGTCTTTGTGGCCCTGCACATTTATCAAATGCACGGCATGCCCGAGATGCACTTCTTTTTCTTCACCGCCTTCACGGTGATGATTGCCTATTGCGACTGGAAAGCAATGTGGCCGGGTGCGCTGCTCATCATCGGTCAGCACATTTTGTTTGCTGTGCTGACAAACTCCGGCGTGAATATGTTCTTCTTTCCCGAGACTTATGTCAGCTTTACGAAGCTGTTTTTCCACTTTGGCATTGCCCTGGCACACGTGGGTGTTTGCGGAACGTGGGCCTGCATTCGGCAGAATCAGATCTTGCAAGATGCGCGACAGCGGCGAGTTTTGCGGCGGTCATTCGAAACAGTTGCCGTTGCTGGGGCAAGGCTCGAAGAGCAATCGATCCAGCTGCAACTGCGCAACGAAGAACTGGGCGAAGCGCGCCAGCGGGCTGAATCGGCCACGATGGCGAAAAGCGAGTTTCTGGCCAACATGAGCCATGAAATCCGCACTCCGATGACGGCCATCTTGGGCTATTGCGATCTGCTGTTGGGCGAGTCCGAAACGAACGAGCATTTGCAAAATCATCGTAATTCGCTGCAGACAATCCGCCGCAATGGAGATTTTCTGCTGGGCCTAGTGAACGAAATTCTCGATCTGTCGAAGATCGAAGCCGGCAAGCTCGAAATCGAGCGCATTACCTTCTCGGTCGAAACGCTGCTGGCCGATATCGTTTCGCTGTTTCGCGTGCGGGCCGAAGGAAAAGGCCTGCAGTTGACGGCCCGGTTTGTTGGCGCGGTACCGGAGAAGATTGAATCGGACCCCACTCGCATTCGCCAGATTCTCGTCAACCTGGTGAGTAACGCCATCAAATTCACGGAAACCGGTACGGTAAGTATCGTCGTACGAATGCTGCCGCAAACTTGCCCGAAGTTGCAATTTGAAGTGTCCGATACCGGGATCGGCATCTCAGCCGAAGCGGCGACCAGGTTATTTAGTCCGTTTACGCAGGCCGATACTTCCACGACGCGCAAGTTCGGGGGGACTGGTCTTGGGCTGTCGATCAGCCGCCGATTGGCCCAGATGCTGGCAGGAGATATCACGGTCGAAAGTCAGCCGGGCCGCGGAAGTCGCTTCTGCTTGACGCTGGACGTCGGCGATGTCGATATGTCCGCAGTCGTCAAGTCTTCGGCCAGCGTGGTGAGTGAAGCGGCGAAGCCCGTTGTTGCCAAAGGAATGCCGAAACTGCCAGAGGGTTGCCGCGTCTTGCTCGTGGAAGATGGCCCCGACAATCAACGGTTGATTTCGTACGTGCTGAAGAAAGCAGGCGCGAGCGTGGTGCTGGCCGAGAACGGCGAGATTGGTGTGCAAACCGCATTGGCGGCCAGCGATCGCCGCGAACCGTTCGACGTGATCTTGATGGACATGCAAATGCCGGTGCTCGATGGGTATGCGGCTGCCACCAAGCTGCGTCAACTAGGTTATCCTCATCCAATTATCGCCCTCACCGCGCATGCCATGAGTGGCGATCGGCAGAAGTGCCTGGCGTCTGGATGCGACGATTACCTGCAAAAGCCCATCGATCGCGAAGTGCTGGTGCAGCGCATCCTGACGTGGATTGAGCAAAACCAGACGGCGGCCCTTTTGGCTTAG
- a CDS encoding phosphoribosylaminoimidazolesuccinocarboxamide synthase — translation MTMAPVLQTEIPGLAVRRGKVRDVFDLGEQLLLVASDRISAFDWVMPNGIPDKGRILTQLSAFWFDLLQVPHHLLSLDVDSISLPATVDRGPLRGRSMICRKANIVPIECVVRGYLEGSGWKEYRQNQAVCGVELPAGLQQCDRLPEAIFTPATKEESGHDINITFSQMVDLIGQETADQLKLLSLGVYERAAKHALTRGVIIADTKLEWGWHDGKLILCDEVLTPDSSRFWPADRYQSGRAQPSYDKQFVREWLEQSGWDKNSPPPVLPDDVAQQTRAKYLEALERLTGKSL, via the coding sequence ATGACAATGGCTCCTGTCCTGCAAACCGAAATCCCTGGCCTGGCGGTTCGCCGCGGCAAAGTGCGCGATGTCTTCGACCTGGGCGAACAACTGTTACTAGTCGCTTCCGACCGCATCAGCGCGTTCGACTGGGTAATGCCCAACGGCATTCCCGACAAAGGGCGAATTCTCACGCAATTGAGCGCCTTCTGGTTCGATTTGCTCCAAGTGCCGCATCACCTGCTCTCCCTGGATGTCGACAGCATTTCGCTCCCCGCCACCGTCGATCGCGGACCGCTGCGTGGCCGTTCCATGATTTGCCGTAAAGCGAACATCGTGCCGATCGAATGCGTCGTGCGCGGCTACCTGGAAGGTTCGGGGTGGAAAGAATATCGTCAAAATCAGGCTGTCTGTGGCGTAGAACTGCCAGCTGGGCTGCAGCAGTGCGACCGCTTGCCGGAAGCCATCTTCACACCGGCAACGAAAGAGGAAAGCGGCCATGACATCAACATTACGTTTTCGCAGATGGTCGACCTGATTGGCCAAGAGACTGCCGACCAACTGAAATTGTTGAGCCTGGGCGTTTATGAACGAGCAGCCAAACATGCACTCACACGCGGCGTAATCATTGCCGATACCAAACTCGAGTGGGGCTGGCACGACGGCAAGTTGATTTTGTGCGACGAGGTCCTCACGCCCGATAGCAGCCGCTTCTGGCCAGCTGATCGCTATCAATCGGGTCGGGCTCAGCCATCGTACGATAAGCAGTTCGTGCGCGAATGGTTGGAGCAAAGTGGTTGGGACAAGAACAGCCCGCCACCCGTATTGCCTGACGATGTCGCCCAGCAAACGCGGGCGAAGTATCTGGAAGCGCTTGAGCGACTGACGGGTAAGTCACTCTAA
- a CDS encoding endo-1,4-beta-xylanase, which produces MGQLRFTVPAPERLAAHGRELAYVAGADGIPWEGRARLDGQLLTIERDQRESGWIYCAWHVPKRGVQMLCTGSLMERQRPYLLPIELARGTITRLRNQSAAWQQAGMHLPESYLSSAKLATQKLVAALTDRSSDETVAKLADESLVHGLDAADHLAQAYTQQVLEIRRGQHAVLPTLLGARLENAPAKEIADDLAAASNTSLISPRWNIVEPEAGEYSWQATDAAMHWARERGQRICLGPLVQLDRPSLPDWLFLMADDFDEILDYVLQHVERVVQRYKGKVHLWHVAARMNLPTGIELDEEQRLKLTVEAVDRVRTLDGKTPMIVSFDRPWAEYIAAEDQELTPLHFADTLVRGGLGLAGIGLELNLGYWPGGSVMRDPLEISRLVDRWSQLGVPLVLQLTMPSQDTSDPLARHHEKPHYCQPYSPFTPTEQAAVMNRLGTLLLAKQPVQALFWNQVRDDVPHDYPLGGLVDMGGKLKPVVSVLAKLRAELLS; this is translated from the coding sequence ATGGGTCAGTTGCGATTTACCGTTCCCGCTCCCGAGCGGCTCGCAGCGCATGGCCGTGAATTGGCATACGTCGCCGGAGCCGATGGCATTCCCTGGGAAGGCCGAGCTCGGCTCGATGGTCAACTCCTCACGATTGAGCGCGACCAACGCGAATCGGGTTGGATCTATTGTGCGTGGCACGTGCCGAAGCGGGGCGTGCAAATGCTCTGCACAGGCAGCCTGATGGAGCGGCAAAGACCTTACTTGTTACCGATTGAATTGGCCCGCGGCACGATCACGCGGCTGCGCAATCAATCGGCGGCCTGGCAGCAAGCGGGCATGCATCTGCCGGAGTCGTATCTAAGCTCTGCCAAACTGGCGACTCAGAAATTGGTCGCGGCCCTCACTGATCGCTCGTCGGATGAAACGGTGGCAAAGCTGGCGGACGAGAGTTTGGTTCACGGGCTCGATGCGGCCGACCATTTGGCTCAAGCCTATACGCAGCAGGTGCTGGAAATTCGCCGCGGACAGCATGCCGTGTTGCCGACCCTCTTGGGCGCTCGGCTCGAGAATGCTCCGGCGAAAGAGATTGCCGATGATTTGGCAGCGGCCAGCAACACGTCGCTGATTTCCCCGCGCTGGAACATTGTTGAGCCGGAAGCCGGCGAGTACTCGTGGCAAGCCACCGATGCCGCTATGCACTGGGCCCGCGAACGGGGCCAGCGAATTTGCCTGGGCCCGCTCGTGCAACTCGATCGCCCCAGTTTGCCCGACTGGCTGTTCTTAATGGCCGACGACTTTGATGAAATCCTGGACTATGTGCTGCAACATGTCGAACGAGTCGTGCAGCGGTACAAGGGGAAGGTTCACTTGTGGCATGTTGCCGCGCGCATGAACTTGCCCACGGGAATTGAACTCGACGAAGAACAGCGGCTGAAGTTGACTGTCGAAGCTGTCGACCGCGTGCGCACGCTGGATGGCAAGACGCCAATGATCGTCAGCTTCGATCGGCCTTGGGCTGAGTACATCGCGGCCGAAGATCAAGAACTGACGCCCCTTCACTTTGCAGATACGCTGGTGCGCGGTGGACTTGGGCTCGCGGGCATTGGACTGGAATTGAACCTGGGCTACTGGCCTGGCGGCAGCGTGATGCGCGATCCACTGGAGATTAGCCGGCTAGTCGACCGCTGGAGTCAACTTGGTGTGCCTCTGGTTTTGCAACTCACCATGCCCAGCCAGGACACTTCCGATCCACTTGCGCGGCATCACGAAAAGCCGCATTACTGCCAACCCTATTCCCCCTTCACGCCCACAGAACAGGCGGCGGTAATGAATCGCCTTGGCACTTTGCTGCTGGCTAAGCAGCCGGTGCAAGCGCTGTTCTGGAATCAGGTGCGCGATGACGTGCCCCACGATTATCCGCTGGGAGGGCTGGTTGATATGGGGGGCAAACTGAAGCCGGTGGTCTCGGTTCTCGCTAAATTACGAGCCGAACTTCTGAGCTGA
- a CDS encoding 3-keto-disaccharide hydrolase, with amino-acid sequence MRRMAAERIVAALVLAWMLVLAGTAVQAADPPKDKNKKTFLDATEAGLDYALQGELVGAARAPGWGYVNTGLQVIANGDGKFDAVLYRGGLPGAGWDRTNKLKLSGQTNEQNILWVENENLKIAVTAADATVFDIYGNIAGNLQKTRRISPTMGLLPPAGAVVLFNGQPTEELKGAKLTKDNLLLAGTLTKMPVGDFRLHLEFRSPFMPYAKGQARGNSGVYIQQRYEVQILDSFGLEGVENECGGLYKQKRPDINMCLPPLTWQTYDIYFSQARWSSEDSKKKTQNARITVLQNGVPIHWHREIPAKTGGGKAEAPEIFPINLQDHGNPVTFRNIWIVPDQGDVIAPAVNYQSCCGRRRCR; translated from the coding sequence ATGAGGCGGATGGCAGCAGAGCGAATCGTCGCGGCACTAGTGTTGGCTTGGATGCTGGTCTTGGCGGGCACAGCAGTGCAAGCCGCTGATCCACCGAAGGACAAGAACAAGAAGACCTTTCTCGACGCAACCGAAGCTGGTCTCGACTATGCCTTGCAGGGCGAACTCGTCGGCGCTGCCCGCGCTCCCGGTTGGGGCTATGTGAACACTGGTTTGCAAGTCATCGCCAATGGAGACGGCAAGTTCGACGCGGTCCTCTATCGTGGCGGATTGCCGGGTGCGGGTTGGGATCGCACGAATAAGCTGAAGCTCAGTGGCCAGACCAACGAACAGAATATCCTGTGGGTCGAAAATGAAAATCTGAAGATCGCCGTCACGGCTGCGGATGCAACCGTGTTCGACATCTATGGCAATATCGCAGGCAACTTGCAAAAGACTCGCCGCATCAGCCCGACGATGGGCTTGCTGCCCCCCGCGGGTGCCGTGGTCCTGTTCAATGGTCAGCCGACCGAAGAACTCAAGGGAGCCAAGCTGACGAAAGACAATCTGCTGCTCGCCGGCACGCTGACGAAGATGCCGGTCGGCGATTTCCGCCTGCACCTGGAGTTCCGCTCGCCGTTCATGCCCTATGCCAAGGGACAAGCCCGCGGCAACAGCGGCGTCTACATTCAGCAACGGTATGAAGTGCAAATTCTCGATTCATTCGGCCTCGAAGGAGTCGAAAACGAATGCGGCGGCCTCTATAAGCAAAAGCGGCCCGACATCAACATGTGCCTGCCGCCGCTGACCTGGCAGACCTACGACATCTACTTCTCGCAGGCTCGCTGGTCGTCGGAAGACAGTAAGAAGAAGACTCAAAATGCCCGCATTACCGTGCTGCAGAACGGCGTGCCGATTCACTGGCATCGCGAGATTCCCGCCAAGACTGGCGGCGGCAAGGCTGAAGCACCCGAAATCTTCCCGATCAACCTGCAAGATCACGGCAACCCCGTGACCTTCCGCAACATCTGGATTGTGCCCGACCAGGGTGATGTGATTGCCCCCGCAGTCAACTACCAAAGCTGCTGCGGACGACGGCGTTGCCGGTAA